The following is a genomic window from Strix uralensis isolate ZFMK-TIS-50842 chromosome 3, bStrUra1, whole genome shotgun sequence.
aaggaagagtGGGGAAAATGTGGCCCCATTGCTGAAAGGGGTGGTCATCCTGGTGACAACAGGACACGTAAATGTAGagctgaggtactgaatgctgccttcgcctcagtctttactagcaagatCAACattcaggaatcccaggccccAGAGACTGACTagggggaaaggctggagcatGGAAGATGTGCCCTTGGTGGAAGAGATTTGGATCTTAAGCAAACTGGATATAGATCATgaccctgatgggatgcacccacgAATGCACAGGGCTGAGGTGTTCATGAGGCCGCTCTTGATAATCTTTGAGTGATTGTGGTGACTGGGAGAGGTGCCTGAGGattgaaggaaagcaaatgtcactccgATCTTCAAGAAGgaccagaaggaggatccagggatctataggccagtcagcctcacctcgatccctggggtgctgtgtccagttctgggctccccagtacaagagagacatggacatactggagagagtccaacaaagggccattAAGATGATTaatggactggagcatctctccgatgaggagaggctgagagctggcgctgttcagcctggaggctcagggggatctcaaAACTGTTTCTAAGTACCCGatgggagggtgcaaagaggacggagccaggctccttccagtggtgcccagtgacaggaccacagACAATGGACAAAGGCCATCTGGACTGCTACAACTGTCAGACCAACTTAAAATACTGAGGATGTCATGATCTTAACTAATGTTTTGCATTCTTTGGGGAATTAAAGCCAAAATCAAAAAACTGATTTTTAGTCTTATGCATTAATCTGAACTTCTTGTCAGCCACATGGTATTTGTGTAGTCAGATGGCAAGTGTGAAGTGATGGATTCAGCTGCCATATTTGTGGTCCTGACACATCTGCCCAGTATTTCACAGTGAAAACTTCCTTTGAATAGGTATTAATTTTTACAGGTAATATATAAGCTATCAgtgataaaaattatttatgtgtttAAACATGAAGCATGTTGGAGATGACTTCCAGTAGTTCTGAAAAATTCTGTTACACTAACATGAAACCGCTTGGCAGTATGTTCCCTATGAACACCCGATGAGCGTTTAGTTTTGGTATAATGACTGAGAGCACTACGTGTAGCCTTTCTTAAAGGAAAACTATATTTATTTATGCCAGGCATGCCTTTACAGGGGTCTTGGTTAGCATGAGAATGTTAGATATGTGAAAATCATGTcaatgttgttttggtttgggttttttttttttttttttgacttgaaTGCCACCTGCTGTTTTCTTGCCATGTATTTTGCATTACCTTCTATTTATTTAGCTGATGAACACTTTAGGGAGTGCTTGTTCAGTGCTTTGGCTCCTCTCAGAATCTTCCAACTGAATGAAGAGATGTTAAATGAACATTTAATCTCATGATGTAAACATAATAGATGATCAGTCCTCCAGGTCTTTGGCTCTCCTTTCTCTTATGTGCACACATGcagtgatttgttttattttgttatataGTAACAGTATGTTGTTTGTTACACAGTTACAATATTTCATAGATCTGGAGATGTTCCAAACTGTGGTTCATCCCAGATGAGAACGGTTTTTCTGACgctattatttatttaaaaaaaccaccacaacaacaaaccCAGACGTGTCTGCTCTTCTCCCTTCTAGAGAAAAGCAGACCCCTTCCTTACCGCAGTGCAAGCAGCACAGAGGAGGCCGCCTCTGTTAACTCGCTTCCACTGCTTACACGTACTCCTCCGCTCTGCTGAGCACGGCTGTTGTACAGAGGCTGTCTCAGGCAGGTGCCACGGTAGGAGGAGCATGTCAATATGGAATAATTCAGTAGTGGGATTTCCTGGGTATATGCATGGTAAAACAAATACAGCTATTTCGGATGGGCCTTTACCTGAATGTATTACTAAATCCAACTCCCGTATTTTCAAAGACTGGTTATGCCACGCTGACAGAGTTGTCTCAGACGGAGAGGGCTTCCTACTGCCCATTAAAAAGCTTCCATTTTGCTTTGCAATCAGAAATTTTTGTCAGTAATAAGCAAGAGGTAGTAGCTTTTATAATATGTACATAAGGAAGTTGATAGTTTACATGTACCTTGGCCAGAGAGAAGGTGTCACAGGAGTTGAACAATTCCTGGTCTTGTTCTATCTGCTTTTCCTTCGTAGTTGCCATCACCCTACCTTTTGTTGCTTACTAAAGTCTCGAGACCTTGGCCCAAATTGGCTGTTGTATGAATGCAGGGGGTTCAGTTGCCGCCGAGTTCccatttcttattctttttcactttccTTTCCACAGTAGTTTTGGAAACTATATGAATCTGCACTCCTTTCTCCTGATGGTTTCTGGCCAATTTAGTTGGTACCAGAATTGTTTTGCAGTGTTCTTTCCCCTCCAATTTACAACAGAGCTTTTTAGCTTTTCAAGAGCTTCTTAGCACTTCAGGTGTCAGATGTCTTTTCTGAAGCTGCATATTGAATGTTTCTATTGTGGTGTTTGCACAAACACAGTGTGACCATAGTCAAGTCTTCAGGGCCCAGTCAGCAGCCTGCCAGCCAAACCAGGAAAAGTTTGGAGGTTGTTGCTTTAAGCAACAACAGAGGTATGTTACCGTATTGATGGCTTCTTGCCTGTCTGATAATCTTTGGTATAGACAGACTTGGTTGCAGATCCAGTCCGCTTGTGGCAGTAGTGCAAGGAGGATTTTCCGTCTGCGTAGGAAAGAGTTGAAACTTGCACGTGCTGTGGCATTAGGCAGGTGTATGCTAAGCAACCGGGGATCATTTAGCTGGACTAAAATAAGGCCACAATTTAGGTATGCATTGCAATCCTGGCTCTTTTTCAATGAATGTATGTTGCTTTGAATTAAAAGTTCCCACCGGTAACAGGATTTTAAGAAATAGAACAAGACTGCAGTGTGTTGACTAGTTACCTAAGCAAGCCCCCATATGGAACTGTATGTGTATGAGCAGCAAAATAACAGCACTGAAAGACACCTGGATGTGATTTGttcacaaaacattttggtgCAAGAGCAACAAAAAACCTGACagcctgtatttcagtttttcagtccTAGACTACAGTAAGTTTTAGATAAATGATGCTTTCTCAGTTAACGAAATGTGCTTAAAGAATTCTAAGCCAATTATAAACAGCgtatttcagaaatgttattaCTTTAAGTAGATGAACTGAAATTTTACTCTTGCCTTTTCTCCAAAAGTACTGTTCATGTTAGTTGTAGTAGTATATTCCAAAACACTTAATCTTTTGTTTTAGCTCTTCTCTAATCTATTCTGCCTATGAGAGGATTAATGAAATGTGAATTGTAATCTCCTCATTGatttcctaattatttttcataatctAACTACAGATCATGGTTTATGCTTCTCACTGATGAAAAATGTAGGAGCAACAGGAATGAATAATCTGTATGTGTACGccctggagctggtggggggTTTAGTTATGTGTGTTTTGTAACATCTGTCTGGTCTTCCTCCCATATTGTATGTATTGTTTTCTTGTCTTTGGtcatactgcatttttttaaatcctcattTACTTAAGGTTAATTTCTGTAAACTAACTGGATTCTATTTGATTCAGGAGTGAGGATGTGCAGTAAATATTTAACCTAACATCTATTGCTGGTTTCATTCAGGAGTCTGTCTTGACCTTTGTTTCCCAGAGCACTTCCACTAAACCAGCAGCTGCCACCTTGTCTGCGGCATCTGGGGATCTTGATCTATTCACTGAGCAAACAACAAAATCCGAAGAGTCGGCAAAGAAACAACTCTCCAAAGACTCCATCTTATCACTGTATGGCACAGGAACCATGCAGCAGCAAAATGCTCCGGGTAAATAATTTTGTAATCTCCCACAAGTGTTAAACTGAGGTTGGGTACCCTGCTACCTATAGTCAAATGAAGATATTCATTTTTACCAtttataaaaatgagaaaattattgaAATGTAATAGAGAAACTAATGAAAAAAGATAGTatgtgattttaatttatttatagcTGTTCAAATTATCAAGTATACAATTTACTGAAAGATTTGTGAATTCAGTTTCTGCAATCTAATTCATCACTTAGGGTCCAAGTCTCTGCTGTGCGAACCGCAGGCTGCCAGGACCAGTACAGAGCTGTCATGTCTTGATCTTAGCTATGTTTGTATGAAAACAAAGACCTCCAATACAGCGATTAAAAGATTCTAGTTCACCACAGGGATTTGTCAGACTCTTTTTGGCAGTTAACCTCTGGTTGTGAGTCCCTTTCCTTTGAGagtttttaagcaattttttactTTTACCAGACTGACATACAACTGGACAAAGTtatcctttaaaattattttggtgcaCTTCTGACTtatggggatgggggagaaaatcagaaaacgCTTTTGCTGATATATTCCCTCCTCTGGTCCAGGTATGTTCATGGGGTCGTCTTCTATGCCATTTACGACACAACCATCAACTCATTTTCAAGGCTTTCCAGCTATGGGAGTTCCTGTGCCTGCAGCAACTGGGATGATGGGAAACATGATGGGACAATCGGTGCCAGTCATGGGACAGAGCACCGGCGTGATGGTAGGAATGGGAATGCCCAACGGATTTAGTGGTACTACACAAACTGGTGTGATGGGACTTCCTCAAAATGTCGTTGGACCTCAAGGTGGAATGGTGGGACAGATGGTCACACCACAAAATAAGTATGGATTGCAGCAAAGCCAACAAGCTCAATGGAACCTCTCTCAGGTAAGGACTTGCTATTCCCAGGCAAGAGTGCTTTAGGACAGATGCTGCTTCTCAGATACAGAATGTTTGGCTGTAGGAGGAAAGTTGCGGTGTAGCCAAGTTACAGACTGCTGGACTATGAACTGCCTAGAGGCACatagaaaaaaatcagtcaatAATTCAATTAAAGATAACTAATATATAAGCAGACAATCAATTTTGCCAAGGTGGACCAAACTCAGTGCTCTGCTTCTGTAGCTACTCTCATCCTGGCATCTGAAGTACCCAGGTAAAAAGCTAGCTTAGCTAGAGTTACAAAATGCTGAAAGGTAAACACAGCCTTATaactaaaagcagaatttggGTGCTTGAGGGTAGCCATTAACAATTAATACTTTCATTTACAGGCTTCAGGATAAATTTCAGTGGAATGTGCAGTGCTTTGCACTCTAACATTTTCCGGTAGACAATTTGCTTAGGCTAATCTATTATTTATATGTAGCATTTCcatgctattttttaatttcttaaacatgttTAAAAGGATCTCTAAAAGTGTTAGTATACACTTTGTGCTAATGAAACATCTTGAAATCAGGTATTTGAGAGGTTATTGATGGGGGGTGGGACACAAACCTAAATGATCCCCTTGGAGTTCAGTATAGATGAtaacaactatttttttcatcatattcTTTGAATTATAACAATATAATAGTTCAGTGCTGCTTACTCTAGTAATTCAGGAAGTGAACCTTAGTGACTTATTTAAATTggattatattaatttttactgTTCTGCTTAGTCCTGCAATATGAATGTTTATGAAGGTAAGCAGCATTTCTTACATGGATAAAATAAAACAGCCCCTACTTGAAAATACAGGCTGTCATTCTgctttgaaaagtaatttttaaaaggtgagaatttcaaaatgtcaaaccaaaaaaatctgtgGATTTACTGTTAACAGTCTTTTTCTAGGTATCTAACTTAAAAAGACCCATatcagctttaaaattaaaatcatgcTTCTTACCAAATCTGTATTAGAAGTTGGCTCACAGAGCGAGCTCTTAACCCGTTTCTGTACGCCTTGCACATCAGATGTTGTCAGCATGCTGACATTCCACGGTTTGTAGGGGAACTGTGATCTAATCTCTGGCTCCAGTTGAAAGGGGGAGAGCTTGCTTTACTTACCAGAATAGCACACTTTATATAGTCTGCTGCTTAAGAATTCTGTTCCCGGAGAGATTAACAACTAGGTAAAGCATGTTTTCGtcagcatttttaatttccaCGTTCAGTGATGGGTTGGTTTTGCAGATACACATGTGATAGCACACAGTACTGAATTTTACCCTGAATTACTAGTTTGTAatttatttaacaattttttttccaccagtgttccattttcattttgcaaactGGCATTCTTTGCTCATGTGTACATGAACTCTGATTTTTACCTAATGCTGTCTCTAACTTGATTCTCATGTTGCTTATCCAACGTCCTTCCCTATTCATCGGCTCTGATTTAAATGGCTCCAAATGCTCTTTTGCTCTCAGACTCACAAGAGGGGCCATCCTCACTCTGTACAGCTAGGTGTTTGGCTTCTCAGTAAGTGTTCATTtttgaggagggaagggagagtaACCTGAAGAACGTTTTTACATTGAGCACTGAAAATTAGTGATCAGTTAGTATTTGTagaaagtagaaatattttttcacgGTCACTGAAGTGAATGTGCTGAATTTCAAACTTTCCCACATTTAACTAGATGTCTTCTTTAATTTCAAGTGAATGATTTCActtgtttttaagaaattatgGTATCTTGAGTAGATTCTTCAGCAAGAATGGTTAGATTTAGAAAATGCTCAAGTTTATAAATCTGCCTCATTCTTTGTTGATTGCCACCTCAATGGACAATTTCTATAAAAGCTTGTGTATTAAAGATTTTGAGGTCTCCAAAGAAGTGTTGCTGGAACACAAAATGCCTGGAGCTGCAGATGTAGAGAAGGTTCCGTTACTTGCTTTGGTGTTTCTTTATGGCAGCTGCCACAATTTTGTGGGTTAGCTCTGAAAGCAAGCTCTCAGCAGCTGAGACACATCGGACTCCTTTGCCCCACGCTCGGTAAATTCACTAGCGGGGTGATCGTACAGATTGACGTACAGACCAAGTGCTACAGCCAGTCAGCTGATGTATAATGGTGATTGAATGGTTCTGGAAAAGCTGTTGTCTTGGGAAATGCTTAGAAACTTACATCGGGTCAATATTTTTACTTAAGGAGAAGTATTACTGTTAGGGGAATGTACTCTAACTGGGTTGCTAGCTGGGAGCTGGCTGCGATTTGGCCGGCAGGGTGTTGTGCCAGTGCTAACCCGGCTCCTGTGTGTGCTTCACAGATGAACCAGCAGATGGCTGGAATGAATCTCAGCAGTTCCAGCAACGTGATGGGCTTTGGGCAGCCCCCTAGCACAGCGGCGGGGTGGACTGGGAGCTCCTCTGGTCAGACTCTCAGCACACAACTGTGGAAATGAAAGTCGCAACAGAAGTCTCGCCCCGAACAGCCACCCAACATTCCTTGTTCAAAGGCATTTACTTTCACTGTTCCTTCCATGtacatattctttttctttttccccagctgttctGATTAAGAATATAACTGACTGACCGTGTTGTGGTCTATATTGATTTAAATTTGATGTAGTGGAAAGCAGATCAAGAATACATTTATACATCATTGGCAGCGTTTCCATACAATGCATATGATTTCATAGACCATCTATTTAAGAAGCTGCTTAACAACcacatactgatttttttccctcaaaattcTAGATCAAATGTTTGCATATAAGGGATGTAGCTATCATGTTAGTAATATCCAAAAATATGAACCCTGACCCCCCCAAATTACCCAGTAATCCTGTAGAAGGTACTGTATGAACAAATGTTTAATCATATATAAATAGAATGTAAATGTATCACTGAGCAATGTTTTCTAGTGTATCAAACAAATTTTGTTTCATCATACATTTCACTGTGATGTTATTATGGTGTGCATAACAGGGAATACGGTTATTGAAAGAAAGATAAACCTGGATGTTACTGTAATTCTACGAATCAAtagtttattcttttaaaaatgagcatTTGATCCATCCGAGTTTCCGGTGATAAAGCATCCAATCTGGCTCACGAGGCACGCACACAGCATTATGCTGAGAACTCGCAGCACAATACGTATACAAGGTAACTCGGTGTGAAGAGATCTGGTTTTCCTTGCAGAGATATCCAGGTTTATGACAGTGATTGTGTTTACATTTTATGGTGCCTCGTAATGATAAAATGTTATTTCCCTATATTAAAAGGATAAATCCATAAATGATTGtgggtttttatttcattattgtaTGACCTATTTGACCGCTATTTGTTTAAGAAGTCTACttttaatgaaggaaaacatGTTCAGTGTGGAGGGTCCATCTATGTAAATATTTAGATCAACAGTTTGTGAGTTAAATCAGTTTATAATTACACCATTAAGCTGGATAAATACAAAAAGTATATACATAAATGATGATTTGGAAAACACTCCATTGCAGCCATGTTTCTCTTTGATTGCTTTTACTATGTGGAAACAGCCTTAAAACAAAGGTAAGTGTCAGTTTATTAAGATGAGAGTTCAGAAATGCATGCAAACGAGTTAGAACAAAGCACAGCCGCCTGATTTGCTGATCAGAGTTTCTGACAGCTTCCTTTTGTTTCCACAGAAGTCCGTCAGATGACTAGTACAAGGTCTCACGCAGACGTAGACTCTCTTAACTGGCTGAATTCGAACCCCTTCTGACACATCCGTTGTACTGTGCCTCCTGTGCAGCTGTGTCTCCAGATCATACCTCAATATTGACTGTGTCCAGATGGTATTTTGGCTCATTAGCTAGATTTACTTTTTCGGTTCGTGTGTGCCATACAAGAACCTAGAAAATACCATTTGTGTTAGTACAGTCATCCACAGAGACGATATGAAAGCATTTTAGTAAGTGTGGAAATCGGTACCTTTGTGCAGTTGTTTGCTTTTGGCTCCAGTTCCTCCACTGTTGTTATCTGTTTCAGAAAATCAGATTCTTGCATTCCTGGTTGAGAACCACGACGCTTGAATACGGCTTTCGGATGCGACAGAATCACCTGAAGACTCACAGCAAATCcttggagagagggagggaaaaaagtgttAAGAAAAACCTTCAGGCTTTACATTTTTTGCAAGTTACACTTAAGCCTAGAAATCTCCCATGTTCTTcttaaaaatgtgtaaatttgATTATATGGATAGACAATATGTGGTTTGTACATtctacattgttttgttttgccctGAAGGTGCAatcatgtttttttaattgcaccATATTTTCAACATGTTTAATCAAGTTCCCATCATGTAGAAAATAACGGCTTTTGCCCGAAAAGTCAGCTGTTGCTAAGATCTCGGACTATCATTCCTTTCTACTTTTAATTAagcaataaaactgaattttaagtaaaataaaatgtattaaatttataCTGTACAAAAACTTATAGGTTTAAAGGTGAAAGtcagaaaaaaagcttaaaatatatTACTTGGATGTAACAACTGTGGTCTTTAGAGAGTTTTAACTATTGTTGACAAAAGACAAGTCATATTAATATTTTGCCTTGCACACGGTGTACTTATTGTGGACTTGTGAATCATCACCGGTGATCTGCAAGACAGTCTGTGGCAGCACGGCTGAAAGGGCTGCATGGGTGCACATGCCCTCTTTGCATTGCATTCCTCTAACAGCGTACATCAGGGAGACTGCAAACTGAGAAATCACTAGTTTAAACAAACTCACCCTCTCTGAAGCAGCTCTCATGAATCTCCAATTTGCCATTATTTATAGAACTCTCCAGTTCTCATTCAGCAAGGTTCAGGTGCATGTATCCTTCTTTAAGTATGACTCAAAACTCCACTGATATACttgtaaagaaaaattacatttgtatcTCCTTATGTCTAATTGCCCGGCCTATCAAAAGAATCCTTTTTTTGTCAGTTCAGAGTGGTTCCAGCTGTCCCTTTATAACAGCAGAAGTAACATTTTTGACATCTGTTCTGGAAAACTACAAGAACATTTAATTCTAAAGCCAGTATtaaaattttctcatttaaaaatgagtATAACTTTCTCTAATGGCATATAAATCTGTCCTTTTTTACTAGAATTACCTTGCTACTGTATTTTCCTTGAAAGTAGCTGTGGCTTTTATGGGAgccttttaaacaggaaaatataaGGAGGTAATTACTGTATCACATGTGAAGAAGGCACACTGAAACCACACTTTTTTATCTTAACTATTGTGCTTTTGCTTGTAGCGAAGCACAGGAAGACACCACAaagtggtttgtttgggtttttttttaaataaaggtttgGACACTGCAGATGAAGACTAGGGGTTGGATGTAAACTGAGGTGCCAGTTCACTGACAGACACGGTTGAAGAAAACACATTTACTTTACACATTATATCCTGCCTAAGATAAAGAATAGGTGTATGGATGGAAAGGGCTTATCCACACCTTGCTGAGTACTCTAGTGAATAAAAGACTTGCAGGAGGTGTGAGGCTTTGGCTGTAGCCTGTCCTCACTCCGTGGGGATAAGCTCTGTGGCTCCCACTCTGCGGACTGCACCACCTGCTAACAGCAGTGCTGGGATCCAGCTGttctctgctgcagctgcagggttTAGGCAAGCAGTACCAGGCAAAAGAATGGCAGCTGAGACTTTTCTTCCCAGGTAGGGGTTTGTCTTCAGCAGGCTACAGGCTTTTGTTGCTTCCTACGACTTGTAGCCAGGCTATGCGGGAGCACAGGGTGGGCGCCAGCCCAGTGCTGTAATAATTTGTGAAGAGCTGAGTTGAGTTTAAACTCCCTCAGCAAGAGAAAGCTGCAGTGCACACAGCCAGCTTTCTGCACCTTGAAAGATAACTATGGACTTATCACTGATGAACAAATTCGCCTGCTTCAGTATTTTTGGTtagggttgttttggtttttttcctcagttacaACAAACTATACATTTTTGGTGCAACTGGGCATTAGTGTGGCTGATATTttgtgcccccccgccccccccccgcccccatgtTTGCTTTGCAAGGGAAAGCACTGTTGGAGCCCTGATCAGCTGTGTgcactgctgtttcttttaaaaaagatttaagaTTTAATTTGTAAGATTTAAGCTGGTCATCcataaaggagaaaatgaagtgaaCACCAAAATTAATGTAGTGTCCTAGTTTTTAGAGTGGAGCAGGAATCCCATTCTAAGcagaagacacacacacattttctgcTGATCTTTGTGTGTCTCAGcttggctccccagcccccaTAGCCCATACTTATCCATACGTTAATTTCTCCTATGTTGTCTTATTGCCAAGTTTGCTCCCCTGTTGAGAAAATTGGATTCAGTTCTGAGGGTGGATTTTTCCTACGCACAGATCTTCAGATGTGCCATGCCCCCTGCGTGCAACACGTGTCCTTGCTATTGCAAACCACCATTTTAGGGCATATCAAAAATCCCCTGTGTTTTCAGGCATCAAATACAAGTCAGATTATTAAACTGAGTGTTGTACGTGGCAAGGACATGGACTACTGCGCACTGACTAGCCTGTGGCCTGAGGTTTGTGTCCTTGATCAGTAGCCATGCAGTCTTTGCTTCTTAAAATGTTCAATAAAGCAGAAACTTGAAGAGGTAAAATATTTCAAGGAGACTTATCTCCTGGCTCTCTGGTTCTTCAGCTCTGCTTTATAACTGCTTTAATTTCACATGTATGACATTTTGTATTTATGTAGATAGATCAGACAGACTACATTTTCTAGTGACAACTTTCAGTTGACTTTTTATCACAGGTGGATCATTTTGGCatcaaaaagagaggaaatggcTCAGGTTTTGACCAGACTAGTGCTAGTTATTTTACTCAGTAGATAACAATCCTGTGGTAATAGATGAAAACACACTGTTACTTTGAACTCTATCCCCAAACAGGTATTAATCTGGGATTACTGTCTCCAGCGTAGCATAACTGAACAGTGCTACACTCATACAGTTCTTTTACGTGATCATTATTCCTACAAGGTCGTATTGGCGTAAGTTCACATGAAATGCCACAGGACAGTTTCATAACTGGAGTGtgaaaaggtgttttgttttttttgtgttttaataaaagGCTGTAAATTAAATCTAATTGGCTGAAGAGCTACCTAGATAAGAATTAATTTGTTGGAGGACAAGATACCTGGGAGACATGACAAAGATTACATCTGTGCTTCTTTCTACAGAAGCTGTTTCTGTTAATTCACACCTTGACTTGTGTTAGATCAATGGCTTCTGTTAAAAGGCAGAACCATTCTTCTTCATCCAGTTAGACTGAGCTGgtctttacagatttttttttctgtgattaatGCCTTTGCTTCCTGAATACTCTAGATAGGAGAGTAGCTGAAGGCAAGCTAGAAACTGGAAGTGTTTATCATTTCCGGAGTGTATAAATGCTAATGCTCAGTGCCGATGTTGAAATGGATACACTGGTTTCCACACAGTTCAGGGTAGTACCTTTGGCTTGTTGAACATGCCGTGGCTTGGGGGTCTGCTTTTTTCAAGTTATCTTCTCCCTGTGACGTATTATTTGGGTTGCAATAAGGCAGGGATGCTCAACCAGGAGTTCTTGTAGTTCAGAACAAAGGCATCTGCTGACAGTTAATTCACCATATAAGAGGCTCTCGATTTTaaactgaacatttaaaataGTTGTTACCCTTTGATGAAAATAGTTGTTACCCTTTGATGGAGGGGTGGTTGGGGGGTGGCTTTGAGTGTGGCAACTGCCATAGCCActcaaaatttttttgtttgtacttGTGATTTCCAGCAGTGGCTCTTTCAGACAAAACATGCCATG
Proteins encoded in this region:
- the SMAP1 gene encoding stromal membrane-associated protein 1 isoform X5; this translates as MQEMGNTKARLLYEANLPENFRRPQTDQAVEFFIRDKYEKKKYYDKNAVNAFNISSSDAAQPLASSPSLQAAAEKSKAEKEKEKKKEERKRERESEKPSKQLAVEKPQKKEDQQSEAKASPKKSSEPTIDLLGLDGPAEASVTNGGTAAVTALNDDLDIFGPMISNPLPAAAVPPAQESVLTFVSQSTSTKPAAATLSAASGDLDLFTEQTTKSEESAKKQLSKDSILSLYGTGTMQQQNAPGMFMGSSSMPFTTQPSTHFQGFPAMGVPVPAATGMMGNMMGQSVPVMGQSTGVMVGMGMPNGFSGTTQTGVMGLPQNVVGPQGGMVGQMVTPQNKYGLQQSQQAQWNLSQMNQQMAGMNLSSSSNVMGFGQPPSTAAGWTGSSSGQTLSTQLWK
- the B3GAT2 gene encoding galactosylgalactosylxylosylprotein 3-beta-glucuronosyltransferase 2 isoform X3; this encodes MRTTRKVSVWPVGLVGGRRYERPVVENGKVVGWYTGWRADRPFAIDMAGFAVSLQVILSHPKAVFKRRGSQPGMQESDFLKQITTVEELEPKANNCTKVLVWHTRTEKVNLANEPKYHLDTVNIEV